In Deltaproteobacteria bacterium IMCC39524, the genomic stretch TTTCCGTCCCTGCCTCACGACAGGTTTGGTATTGTCAACGAAGCTATCGCTCAACACATTTCCATTTAAACTCAGGGTTAGAATTTGTCAAGAAACTCTAATTGTTTGTCTGTTATGCGTTCAATTTAGAGGCTGTCCTAGATAACTGAATTTCGTCTAGGATAGCAGTATGCGTAAAAGTCGTTTAAGTGAGTCCAAACAACAACGCTTAATTGAGCTCTTTATTTCAGGGTCAACGGCCCGAACAGCCGCTGCCC encodes the following:
- a CDS encoding IS1595 family transposase, giving the protein MRKSRLSESKQQRLIELFISGSTARTAAA